The Budorcas taxicolor isolate Tak-1 chromosome 2, Takin1.1, whole genome shotgun sequence genome window below encodes:
- the FZD5 gene encoding frizzled-5 yields MARPDPSAPPSLLLLLLAQLAGRAAAASKAPACQEITVPMCRGIGYNLTHMPNQFNHDTQDEAGLEVHQFWPLVEIHCSPDLRFFLCSMYTPICLPDYHKPLPPCRSVCERAKAGCSPLMRQYGFAWPERMSCDRLPVLGRDAEVLCMDYNRSEATTAPPRPFPVKPTLSSLPGSPASGSDCAAGGPSVCKCREPFVPILKESHPLYNKVRTGQVPNCAVPCYQPSFSPDERTFATFWIGLWSVLCFISTSTTVATFLIDMERFRYPERPIIFLSACYLCVSLGFLVRLVVGHASVACSREHSHIHYETTGPALCTVVFLLVYFFGMASSIWWVILSLTWFLAAGMKWGNEAIAGYAQYFHLAAWLIPSVKSITALALSSVDGDPVAGICYVGNQNLNSLRGFVLGPLVLYLLVGTLFLLAGFVSLFRIRSVIKQGGTKTDKLEKLMIRIGIFTLLYTVPASIVVACYLYEQHYRESWEAALTCACPGPDSGQPRAKPEYWVLMLKYFMCLVVGITSGVWIWSGKTVESWRRFTSRCCCRPRRGHKSGGATAAGDYAEASAALTGRTGPPGPAAAYHKQVSLSHV; encoded by the coding sequence atGGCTCGGCCTGACCCGTCCGCGCCGccttcgctgctgctgctgctcctggcgCAGCTGGCGGGCCGGGCGGCCGCCGCCTCCAAGGCCCCGGCGTGCCAGGAGATCACAGTGCCCATGTGCCGCGGCATCGGCTACAACCTGACGCACATGCCCAACCAGTTCAACCACGACACGCAGGACGAGGCAGGCCTGGAGGTGCACCAGTTTTGGCCGCTGGTGGAGATCCACTGCTCTCCGGACCTGCGTTTTTTCCTGTGCTCCATGTACACGCCCATCTGCCTGCCGGACTACCACAAGCCGCTGCCGCCCTGCCGCTCGGTGTGCGAACGCGCCAAGGCCGGCTGCTCGCCGCTCATGCGCCAGTACGGCTTTGCCTGGCCGGAACGCATGAGCTGTGACCGCCTCCCGGTGCTGGGCCGCGACGCCGAGGTCCTGTGCATGGATTACAACCGCAGCGAGGCCACCACGGCTCCCCCCAGGCCCTTCCCTGTCAagcccaccctctccagcctgcCTGGGTCGCCGGCCTCGGGGAGCGACTGCGCCGCGGGGGGTCCGTCGGTGTGCAAGTGCCGCGAGCCCTTCgtgcccattctgaaggagtcaCATCCGCTTTACAACAAGGTGCGGACGGGCCAGGTACCCAACTGCGCGGTGCCCTGCTACCAGCCGTCCTTCAGCCCCGACGAGCGCACGTTCGCCACCTTCTGGATCGGCCTGTGGTCTGTGCTGTGCTTCATCTCCACCTCCACCACGGTGGCCACCTTCCTCATAGACATGGAACGCTTCCGCTACCCGGAGCGCCCCATCATTTTCCTGTCAGCCTGCTACCTTTGCGTGTCGCTGGGCTTCCTGGTGCGCCTGGTCGTGGGTCATGCCAGCGTCGCCTGCAGCCGCGAGCACAGCCACATCCACTACGAGACTACGGGCCCTGCGCTGTGCACTGTCGTCTTCCTGCTAGTCTACTTCTTCGGCATGGCCAGCTCCATCTGGTGGGTCATCCTATCGCTCACCTGGTTCTTGGCAGCCGGCATGAAGTGGGGCAACGAGGCCATCGCGGGCTATGCGCAGTACTTCCACCTGGCCGCGTGGCTCATCCCCAGCGTCAAGTCCATCACCGCGCTGGCCCTGAGCTCCGTGGACGGGGACCCGGTGGCCGGCATCTGCTACGTGGGGAACCAGAACCTGAACTCGCTGCGTGGCTTCGTGCTGGGGCCGCTGGTGCTCTACCTGCTGGTGGGCACGCTCTTCCTCCTGGCGGGCTTCGTGTCACTCTTCCGCATCCGCAGCGTCATCAAGCAGGGCGGCACCAAGACGGACAAGCTGGAGAAGCTCATGATCCGCATCGGCATCTTCACGCTGCTCTACACAGTGCCCGCCAGCATCGTGGTGGCCTGCTACCTGTACGAACAGCACTATCGCGAGAGCTGGGAGGCCGCGCTCACGTGCGCGTGCCCGGGCCCGGACTCCGGCCAGCCGCGCGCCAAGCCCGAGTACTGGGTGCTCATGCTCAAGTATTTCATGTGCCTCGTGGTGGGCATCACGTCGGGCGTCTGGATTTGGTCCGGCAAGACTGTGGAGTCGTGGAGACGCTTCACCAGCCGCTGCTGCTGCCGTCCGCGGCGGGGCCACAAGAGCGGCGGCGCCACGGCCGCGGGGGACTACGCCGAGGCAAGCGCCGCGCTCACGGGCAGGACCGGgccccccggccccgccgccgcctACCACAAGCAGGTGTCCCTCTCGCACGTGTAG